Proteins encoded by one window of Limnothrix sp. FACHB-406:
- a CDS encoding TrkA family potassium uptake protein, which yields MKPRIIICGLGRTGYKVFNLLHQQGAAVTGISDRPLPGVNNAQVVVGDPTSAAVLLSAGVATAQTLVLVGDRDSQNLAILMQARLLNPNLRVVHRLYNAQLGDRLDSTLADHNSLSVSALAAPAFVFAALGSRAIGQVRLFDRLWPMREEAIDFGHPWLGRRLSELWDDRDRMLIDYLPVTPVDRVSHRYEAEDPHREGHREGHREAARDFPRDLQGYPDEPRGDVRFADRPNLVAALSLARELQVGDRLIVATRPTRRPSQLKRRQRLQSFLDGLGRLGHQGRPAAIAFVVLLLAIVVSTILYDVAANTHLSLIEAFYFAVGTITGAGGKEDMLDRAPDALKIYTALLMLVGAGIVGICYALLNDYILGTRFQQVLEVVRLPKRGHFIVAGLGGLGLKTARELRAQGCEVVAIEQDPHNRFLATARSLQIPVVIGDATLPETLVAVGVERAEALLTTTQDELANLEIGLNARTIAPRLAIVLRNQDPQSAMMMQQVFEFETVLSPVELAAPAFAAAALGGRILGSGVTGDRLWVALGTLITPLHPLCGLDVETAAIHLDFVPLYLERPDHATIHGWELLRTVLGANDVLYLSIPACYLDRLWRLASDRILNQHHDKQFRRIDR from the coding sequence ATGAAACCGCGAATTATCATTTGTGGCTTGGGGCGCACGGGTTACAAGGTTTTTAATTTGTTGCACCAGCAGGGGGCGGCGGTCACGGGCATTAGCGATCGCCCTTTGCCGGGAGTGAACAATGCGCAGGTGGTGGTGGGGGATCCCACTTCGGCGGCGGTGTTGCTGTCGGCGGGGGTTGCTACGGCCCAAACCCTGGTGTTGGTGGGCGATCGGGACTCGCAGAATTTAGCGATCTTGATGCAGGCGCGGTTGTTAAACCCAAATTTGCGGGTGGTGCATCGCCTCTATAACGCTCAGTTGGGCGATCGCCTGGATTCCACCTTGGCGGATCACAATAGTTTGAGCGTGTCGGCCTTGGCGGCTCCGGCGTTTGTGTTTGCGGCCTTGGGCAGTCGGGCGATCGGGCAAGTGCGACTGTTTGATCGCCTTTGGCCGATGCGGGAAGAGGCGATCGATTTTGGCCATCCCTGGCTGGGGCGACGGCTTTCGGAACTGTGGGACGATCGGGATCGGATGCTGATCGACTATTTGCCAGTTACGCCAGTCGATCGAGTGAGCCATCGTTACGAAGCAGAAGACCCACACCGAGAGGGCCATCGCGAGGGCCATCGCGAGGCCGCACGCGATTTTCCCCGGGATCTTCAGGGTTATCCCGATGAGCCACGAGGCGATGTGCGCTTTGCCGATCGCCCCAACTTGGTGGCCGCCCTCAGCCTGGCCCGGGAACTGCAAGTGGGCGATCGGCTGATTGTGGCCACGCGCCCCACGCGCCGACCGTCCCAACTGAAACGTCGCCAACGGCTACAAAGTTTTCTTGATGGTTTGGGGCGCTTGGGTCACCAAGGCCGCCCGGCGGCGATCGCCTTTGTGGTGCTGTTGCTGGCGATTGTGGTGTCCACCATTCTCTATGACGTGGCTGCCAACACCCATCTATCGCTGATTGAAGCGTTCTATTTTGCCGTGGGCACAATTACCGGGGCCGGCGGCAAGGAAGATATGCTCGATCGGGCCCCCGATGCCCTCAAAATCTACACCGCTCTGTTGATGTTGGTGGGCGCTGGCATTGTCGGGATTTGCTACGCCCTGCTGAACGATTACATCTTGGGAACTCGGTTTCAGCAGGTTTTGGAGGTGGTGCGGCTGCCCAAACGCGGCCACTTCATTGTGGCCGGGCTGGGAGGTTTGGGCCTCAAAACCGCCCGGGAACTGCGGGCCCAAGGTTGCGAAGTGGTGGCGATCGAACAAGATCCCCATAATCGATTTTTGGCCACCGCCCGATCGCTGCAAATCCCCGTGGTGATTGGGGATGCCACCCTGCCAGAAACCTTAGTTGCCGTTGGGGTTGAGCGTGCTGAGGCGCTCCTAACCACAACTCAAGATGAATTGGCTAACCTGGAGATTGGGCTAAATGCCCGTACCATCGCCCCTCGGCTGGCGATTGTGTTGCGCAATCAGGATCCCCAATCGGCCATGATGATGCAGCAGGTTTTTGAATTTGAAACGGTGCTCAGTCCCGTGGAGCTTGCTGCGCCGGCCTTTGCGGCGGCCGCCTTGGGAGGGCGGATCTTGGGCAGCGGGGTCACGGGCGATCGGCTGTGGGTGGCCCTCGGAACCCTGATTACTCCGCTTCATCCCCTTTGCGGTCTGGATGTGGAAACTGCGGCCATTCACCTCGACTTTGTGCCGCTATACCTGGAGCGTCCCGACCACGCCACCATCCACGGCTGGGAACTGCTGCGAACCGTTTTGGGGGCCAACGATGTTCTGTATCTTTCCATTCCCGCCTGTTACCTCGATCGGTTATGGCGTTTGGCGAGCGATCGAATTCTGAATCAACATCACGACAAGCAATTTCGACGGATCGATCGCTAA
- the rsmD gene encoding 16S rRNA (guanine(966)-N(2))-methyltransferase RsmD translates to MAIRIYGNRSLKTLPGQTTRPTVSRVREALFQIWQGAIGGCRWLDICAGSGSMGAEALARGAALVVGVEQLPQACGVIRDNWQRIARSPQRFEIVRGDAPRVLARLRGQRFDRIYFDPPYAGDLYESVLQVVAEAQLLAEAGECAVEFNPRQWQPPLQVGQLRCDRVKTYGNCALAFYGWSEAITIEETQNLG, encoded by the coding sequence ATGGCCATTCGGATTTACGGTAACCGATCGCTGAAAACGCTACCTGGCCAAACAACTCGGCCGACTGTTTCGCGGGTGCGGGAGGCGTTGTTTCAAATTTGGCAAGGAGCGATCGGGGGTTGTCGTTGGCTGGACATTTGCGCTGGATCTGGATCCATGGGCGCGGAGGCCCTGGCGCGGGGGGCGGCTTTGGTGGTGGGGGTGGAACAGTTGCCCCAAGCCTGCGGAGTGATTCGAGACAATTGGCAACGCATTGCCCGATCGCCCCAGCGGTTTGAAATTGTGCGGGGAGATGCGCCACGGGTCTTGGCTCGGTTGCGGGGCCAGCGGTTCGATCGCATCTATTTCGATCCGCCCTATGCCGGTGATCTATATGAATCGGTTTTGCAGGTTGTGGCTGAGGCGCAATTGTTGGCGGAGGCGGGTGAATGTGCCGTTGAGTTTAATCCTCGACAGTGGCAGCCGCCGCTTCAGGTGGGCCAGCTCCGGTGCGATCGGGTCAAGACCTATGGCAACTGTGCCCTGGCTTTTTATGGCTGGTCTGAAGCGATTACGATCGAGGAGACCCAAAACCTTGGCTGA
- a CDS encoding isochorismate synthase, with protein MQFWTSLSSSMQYVLEGFGEIFAPDHDDYPAVGVQPFEDEPYLGSNWTE; from the coding sequence ATGCAATTCTGGACTTCGCTCTCATCCTCAATGCAATACGTCTTGGAAGGCTTTGGTGAAATTTTCGCGCCCGACCACGACGACTATCCCGCAGTTGGCGTGCAGCCTTTTGAAGATGAACCCTATCTCGGCTCCAATTGGACTGAATAG
- the chlP gene encoding geranylgeranyl reductase, with translation MLRVAVVGGGPAGSSAAETLAKAGIETYLFERKLDNAKPCGGAIPLCMVGEFELPPEIIDRRVRKMKMISPSNIEVNIGSTLKPDEYIGMCRREVLDGFMRDRAVKLGANLINGTVHKLEIPSSDKAPYTLHYADHSDGSVAGVAKTLQVDLVIGADGANSRIAKAIDAGDYNYAIAFQERIRLPEDKMDYYQDLAEMYVGDDVSPDFYAWVFPKYDHVAVGTGTMRVNQARIKELQAGIRARAAKRLEGGQIIKVEAHPIPEHPRPRRVVGRVALVGDAAGTVTKSSGEGIYFAAKSARMCAETIVEFSNKGQRVPNEADLKQYLKRWDRQYGATYLVLDLLQRVFYRSDATREAFVEMCEDIDVQKLTFDSYLYKTVVPANPLTQLKITAKTIGSLLRGSALAP, from the coding sequence GTGTTACGGGTTGCTGTTGTTGGCGGCGGGCCGGCCGGTTCCTCAGCCGCAGAAACGCTCGCTAAAGCTGGAATTGAGACCTATCTGTTCGAGCGCAAGCTGGACAACGCCAAGCCCTGCGGCGGCGCAATTCCCCTATGCATGGTTGGTGAGTTTGAACTTCCGCCGGAGATCATCGATCGCCGCGTGCGGAAGATGAAGATGATCTCACCGTCCAATATTGAGGTGAACATCGGTTCAACCCTCAAGCCTGATGAATATATCGGTATGTGCCGCCGGGAAGTCCTGGATGGGTTCATGCGCGATCGGGCGGTGAAGCTGGGGGCGAACCTGATTAACGGCACGGTACACAAGCTGGAAATTCCCAGCAGTGACAAGGCTCCCTACACCCTGCACTATGCTGACCACTCCGATGGTTCGGTGGCGGGCGTGGCCAAAACCCTGCAAGTGGATTTGGTGATTGGGGCTGATGGGGCTAACTCCCGAATTGCCAAGGCGATCGACGCGGGGGACTACAACTACGCGATCGCCTTCCAAGAGCGAATCCGTCTGCCCGAAGACAAGATGGATTACTACCAGGACTTGGCGGAAATGTACGTCGGTGACGATGTTTCCCCCGACTTTTACGCCTGGGTGTTCCCCAAATATGACCACGTGGCAGTGGGCACGGGCACAATGCGCGTGAACCAAGCCCGGATTAAGGAACTGCAAGCGGGCATTCGGGCCCGAGCAGCCAAGCGCCTCGAAGGTGGGCAAATCATCAAAGTTGAAGCACACCCAATTCCGGAACATCCCCGCCCTCGTCGGGTGGTGGGTCGTGTGGCCCTGGTGGGTGATGCGGCCGGTACGGTCACCAAGTCTTCTGGCGAAGGGATTTACTTCGCGGCCAAGTCGGCTCGGATGTGTGCGGAAACCATTGTGGAATTTTCCAACAAGGGCCAGCGCGTTCCCAATGAAGCAGATCTGAAGCAGTATCTGAAGCGTTGGGATAGGCAGTATGGTGCAACCTATTTGGTGCTGGATCTGCTGCAACGGGTGTTTTACCGTTCCGATGCGACGCGCGAAGCCTTTGTGGAAATGTGCGAAGACATCGATGTGCAAAAGCTGACCTTTGACAGCTATTTGTACAAGACGGTTGTGCCTGCCAATCCGCTGACTCAACTGAAGATTACGGCGAAGACGATCGGGAGTTTGCTGCGGGGTAGTGCCCTGGCTCCCTAG
- the petG gene encoding cytochrome b6-f complex subunit V: protein MIEPRLLGIVLGLILVTLSGLFFAAYQQYRRGNQFDL, encoded by the coding sequence GTGATCGAACCTCGCTTGCTCGGTATTGTCTTGGGTCTGATTTTGGTGACGCTGAGTGGCCTGTTTTTCGCAGCCTATCAGCAATATCGTCGCGGCAATCAGTTCGATCTGTAG